Genomic segment of bacterium:
AAATACCCCATCACGGATTCAAGATCGGCCTGGGGGTCGTATATCGTCCAAGAGGCGGCTGTGGCGGCGGCGGTTTTGGCGGTGGCGGCTGCGGTCGCGGGTGCATGTAATGAGTTGATCCGGGAACGGTTTTTTAAGCACAGGCCCCTGGGTAATATCAGGGGCTTGTCTTTTTGCCCTAAATATATATAATGAACTATGATTAAAAAAGTCATTAAACGCGACGGATCGATCGTTGATTTTGACGCCAGCAAGGTCTACCGCGCCATCGAAAAATCCCTGGCGGCAACCGATGAGGACACGAGCCTGGCCAAGGCTATCGGCGACCAGGTCATCGCGGAATTAGAGAAAAAATTCGGCAGTCTCAAACCGAACGTCGAGGATATCCAGGACATCGTGGAAAAGCTCCTCATTGACAATGGCAAATATGATACGGCAAGGGCTTTCATCATCTACCGCCAGACCCGGACCGAGATCAGGAATACCAAGGAAATACTGGGCATCAAGGACAGCCTGAAGCTGTCCTTGAACGGACTGCGCATACTCAAGGAAAGGTACTTGATGCGTGACGAAACCGGCAAGATCATCGAGAGCCCGGCTGATCTGATCAAGCGCGTTGCCCAGACCATCGCGGCGGTCGACAGCAACTATGGCGGCAGCCCCGAGCGGACCGAGGAGGAATTCTATCAACTCATGTCGAACATGGAGTTCTTGCCGAACTCGCCCACGCTTATGAACGCCGGGACCGCGCTGGGGCAGCTTTCCGCCTGCTTTGTCCTCCCGGTCGAAGATTCGCTGGTCAGCATGTTCGACACGCTCAAATACACGGCGTTGATCCATCAGTCCGGCGGCGGCACGGGATTTTCCTTTTCGCGGATCCGGCCTAAGGGCGACGTGGTCAAGTCGACCATGGGCGTCGCGTCCGGACCGCTTTCCTTCATGCGCATCTTTGACCGGGCGACGGAAATAATCAAACAGGGGGGCAAGCGCCGGGGCGCCAACATGGGTATCCTGCGCATTGACCATCCCGACATCATCGAGTTCATCAGGGCGAAGGAGCACGAGGGCGAGCTTGAGAATTTCAACCTGTCGGTGGCGATCACCGATGATTTCATCAGCAAGGTGATCAATAACCAGGGTTATAACCTGATCAATCCGCGGACCGGCAAGGCGGTCAAGAGCCTGAACGCCCGCGATACTTTCGACATGCTCGTCATGAATGCCTGGAAGAACGGCGATCCCGGCATGATCTTCATTGACGAGATCAACCGGACCAATCCCACGCCTGACATCGGCGAGATCGAGAGCACTAATCCATGCGGCGAAGTGCCACTCCTGCCATATGAATCATGCAACCTCGGATCCGTCAACCTGGCGCGGATGTTCACCGGCGGCAAGTTCGATTACAGCAAGCTTGCCTCGGCAGTGCGGATCAGCATCCATTTTCTCGATAATGTCATCGATGCCAACCATTACCCGCTTCCCGAGATCGACAAACTCACCAGGGGTAACCGCAAGATCGGCCTGGGGGTCATGGGTTTTGCCGATTGCCTGATCAAAAACGGGATACCGTACGATTCCGAGGAAGCGCTGAATTTCGCCGAAGAGCTGATGCATGCCATCAGGGAGGAAGCGCGCAAGGCCTCCCGGACACTGGCTGAACAGCGGGGTTCTTTCCCGAACATCGAGCGTTCGATATACCGGGCCATGGGTCCTCTGAGGAACGCCACGCAAACCTCGATCGCGCCTACCGGTACGATCAGCACCATCGCCGACACATCGTCGGGCATTGAGCCCTTATTCTCGATTGGCTACCTGCGTAATGCGCTGGACACAACACTGCTGGTCGTGAACCCCATATTCGAGGAGATCGCCCGGGCAAAAGGATTCTACTCGTCATCGCTGATCGCCGATATCGTCAATACCGGTTCGCTCAAGAAGATCGCCAAGATACCGGATGACGTCAAGAGATTGTTCCCGATCGCCCATGAGATCATGCCCGACTTCCATCTTAAGATGCAAGCGGTTTTCCAGAAATACGTTGATAACAGCGTGAGCAAGACCATCAATATCCCCGAGGACGCTACCATGGACCAGACCCGGTCGGCTTTTTTGCTCGCACACAAGCTTAAATGCAAAGGTATAACGATCTACCGGTATGGCAGCAAGAAAGTACAGGCCCTGGAGTTCGGGTCGGCCAACGCGGGTAACGTAATGCAGATGAAGTCGCTGTGCAGCAGCACCGGCATCTGCGACCTGTGAACGTTGGCCGGTGAAAGGGAATACCTGAGCCGCTCATGACCTGGCTGACTACCAAAAGGATCAGCGTCTTTACCAATGTTCCGTATGCCGGGAACCCCGCATGGATCATCCTCGGGGCCGACGCGGCTACTGAAGAGGGTAAGCTGATCCGGTTGGCGCGCGAACTCAACCCGCTATCCGACACGACCTTCATTTTCCCAGGACATGACGAAGCTGATATGCACCTGCGTTTTTTCTCGCAGTCCGAAGAGATCAGGTTCTCGGGCCACGGGACGATCGCGGCCTATATCGCGCTTGAGCACGAAGGGGCGCTAAAGCTGACCGAGCCGATCACCTCCCTGAAACAGAAAACCCAGGCCGGCATTCAGCCGATCGAACTGAGGGTCGAGAATAAGAAAATAACACGCATCACCGTATCGTTGCCCGCGCCGCGGGTGATCAGCATGCAGCTTGAGATCAAGACGATCTCGAATTTTCTCGGCATCCCGCCGGTCGATATCACGGAAACATCCATGCCCGTGAAAGCGGTGGAATCCGGTCTGGTCGAGATCGCGGTTCCCGTTCGATCGATCCGGACGCTGCTGGAGATGGAACCGAATTACCAGCTCATGAAGAATTATTGCGAGCGTTTTGGGATCACCGGGATCCTGGCTTTTTCAATGGAAACGCGTGAAAAAGGCTCCAATGTTCATATGAGGCATTTTGCGCCGGCCGTGGGCATCAACGAGGACCCGGCGTCAGGCGGAGCGGCCGCGTGCCTGGGTTATTACCTGGTCGAGGCCGGGATCATCCCGGCTGAGGAGATGACCCGCGTCGTGGTGGAACAGGGATATTCCATGCAGAGGCCCGGCATTATCTACGTGCACGTATATACGGTAAAGAAAGAGATCATGCACGTTTCGTTCGGAGGCCAGGGGATCATTACGTTCGAAGGTAAGATAATGCTGCCGTGAGAAGGCGTTTATTATTTGTAATTATGTAATTGGGTAGTTAGTAATTAAAAGATTTCAAAAATTTGTTTTTTATTTATCCGTTAATAACATAATTACATGGTTACATAATAACATTATTATGAAATATCCTGACACGTTTCTTCCCCTCACCTTCTCTTCTCAGCATGCTTTCATTTTTTTCAATGCGCTTCGGCCCAGTTCTTGCCGGTCCCGATCGTGACCGACACCGGGACGATCAAGCTAAGCGCGTGTTCCATCGCTTCTTTTATCAGTTCCACAACTTCCTTGATTTTTGAATCCTCGATCTCAAAAAGCAATTCGTCGTGGATAGAAAGCAGCAAACCCTGTTTTAAACCGATCCGCGTCAGTTTCTTTTCGGCCTCGATCATGGCGAGTTTGATCAGGTCGGCGGCGCTGCCCTGGATCGGCGCGTTGATGGCGATCCGCTTTGCGGTTTCTTTGACGTTGTGGATCGGCGAAAGGATCTCGGGAAGGGGACGGCGCCTGCCCAGAATGGTCTGGGTGTAACCCTTTTCTTCCGCGAAACGCAGCGCTTCTGCGCGCCAGGCATCGACGCCTGAATAGAGAGCGTAATACGACTGGATGAACTGCACCGCTTCCTCTTTTGGTATGTCCAGGCTCTGAGCGAGCCCATAATCGCTCATTCCGTAGATCAAACCATAGTTGACGACCTTGGCCATGCGGCGTTGTTTTCCGTCCACCTTGTCCTCCGGAATGTTGTAAACAAGCGACGCGGTGTGGTTGTGGATATCCTTTCCATCGGCAAACGCCTTGATAAGGTTTTTGTCCTTGGTCATGTGGGCGAGGATACGCAGTTCAACCTGGGAATAATCAGCGGAGATAAAACTGTAACCGTCTTCGGCGATGAAGCCTTTTCTGATTTTCTTGCCCAGCTCGCTGCGGATGGGGATGTTCTGGATATTGGGATTGAGCGAGGACAGCCGGCCGGTCGAAGTGCCGGTTTGGTCAAAGGTCGTATGGATGCGGCCGTCCCGGGCGAACTCGACCAGCGGTATTATGTAGGTCGTATTGATCTTGGTAAGCTCGCGGTACTTCAGAATCTCCCCGGGCAATTCATGCTTGAGGCTAAGTTGCTTGAGGACCTCGACATCGGTCGAGAAATGGCTTTTGCCGCGTTTGACCGGCGGCAGTTTCAGGTCCTCGAACAGGACCTGCGAGAGCTGCTTGGGCGAATTTATATTGAAATTCCTGCCGGCAAGCGAGAAGATCGTCTTTTCCGATTCACCGAGCTTTTTTTCCGTTTCGTGCCGGAGTTCCTTGAAATACGGGATGTCGATCTTGATCCCGCGCTTCTCCATGGCGGCAAGCACGAAGATAAGCGGTTCTTCAAGATCGAAGTACAGGTCGCGCATGCTCAGATCTTCCAGTTCCTTCGCGAGGATGGGATACAGCTCGTAACTGGTCTGCGCGGAGCGGGCCGGCGACGCGTCGCGGTACTCGTTCAAATATTTCAGCCCGAGGTCATCCACGGTATATGACGAGCGGTTGGGGTCGAGGAGCCACGCCCCGATCGCGACGTCAAAAACGGGTGAACTGAGCGGGCAGTGGTTCATGAACTCCTTGAGGTCGCCGCCCGCTTTTATTACGCGGGGCTCGTTTGTTATCGGGACGGCCTCAGCTCTGGCCATGCGGTGGACACTGTCTTTCTCCATGCACACGTAGACCGTGTCCTGCTCAATGCCGATACCGATATGGATCTGTTTTTCCAACTCCACCTTAGAGACGACGGTATCGATGACCGACACATCAGCGGCGTTGAAATGGCCGAGCTGTTTGATGTAGGAATGGAACTCAAGGTCGGTCAATACCGGTATCAAACTTTTAAGATCAGGTGCTTTTATTTTAATATCTTCCAAAGCGATCTGTATCGGTACATCGCAATCCAACTGGACAAGGCTTTTGGAAAGCATGACCTCATCCTTGTGTTCAACGAGACGCTTGTCTTTCTGCACTGCTTCTTCGATCGTCAGGTATTTTTTGAGTATCTCCAGGGCTCTTTGCGGGCCGATCCCGTCTACACCCGGTATGTTATCGATACTGTCGCCGGTCAGAGAGAGGTAATCCGCGATCCGCTCGGGTCCGACTCCGTATTTTTCAATGACTTTTTCGGTATCCATGATCAAATCGCGGTACGCATCGTAAATGAAAACCGAGCGGTCGACCAGCTGCAACAGGTCCTTGTCAGAAGTCACGATGTAGACATCGCCGGAAGTCTTTAATTTTTTCGCCAGCGTCGCGAGCACGTCGTCTGCTTCGTAACCAAGGATCTCGTATTGCTTCATCCCCAGCAAAACCGTGATCTCTTTTACCTTGGCGACCTGGAAAGGAATGTCCTGGGGTGGAGGAGGTCGGGTCGCCTTGTATTCCTTGAATATTTTATCCCGGAACGTTTCGCCCGGCGGGTCGAACACCAGGACGATGTAATCGGTCACGAACCGGGTTTTGATCTTGTCCAGCGTGTTTAAGAATCCGTAAATGCCGGAAGTCACTTCGCCTTTTGAATTTTTCAGCGGGTTCTTGATGAACGCGAAATAGGAGCGGAATATTATCGAATGGCTGTCGACGAGTACGAATTTTTTCGCCATGGAGAAGTATATTCAATTGTATGCTTATGGCAAGGAGTAATTGAAATTTTTATCTCATGCCACTTGGATTTTGCTGAAATACCATCGTTTTGTGGGTGCGGGCTATGGAAATGACAGAGTACCAACAAAGGTGTTGACTTTTCATGGCAATTGCATATAATTATCGCTATGAAAACAAAGGTTTTAAAGAATAACGAGGTCAAGCGCGCATGGTACATTGTCGACGCCAAGGACCGGATACTGGGCCGGATGGCGACAAGGATCGCAAAAATTCTCATCGGCAAGAACAAACCAGATTATTCGCCGCAGGTCGATTGCGGCGATTATGTGGTCGTGCTCAATGCCGGGCAGTTCAAGGTCACCGGAAAGAAAATTACCGACAAGATCTATTATCATCATACTATGTATCCCGGCGGTCTTAAAGCCCAGAGTTTACAGTCGCTGCTGGAAAAAAATCCGAGAAAAGCGGTATATCATGCGGTCAGCGGCATGCTGCCCAAGAACCGTCTGCGGAAACTGCGTCTATGTCGTCTTAAGATCTATCTTGCGGCTGAACATCCCCATGGTGTTCAGAAACCAGAACTGATCGACGTGTAAGGAGGAAATCAGATGGCTGAAATGGTCACTGGCTCAAGAAAAAGAGCGACAGCTAAAGTTATGCTTACCACGGGTACTGGGATCATAAAGGTCAATGGCAAGGAAGCGCTTAAGTACTTCTGCCGGCAGGACCTGGTCGATATCATCAACCTTCCTCTGGTAACAGCGGGAGTAAAGGGGAACTTCGATATCAACGCGCGCGTGCTGGGCGGCGGCATTGCCGGTCAGGCCGGGGCGCTGAGCTTGGGGATCGCCAAGGCTTTGGTCAAAATCAACGCCGATCTGCGTCCCCCGCTCAAGAGCGCCGGTTTGATGAGGCGCGACCCGCGCGAGAAAGAGCGGATGAAATACGGCCTGGCCAAGCGAAGAAAGCGGTTCCAGTTCTCGAAACGTTAGAAAAAACGAATCATGCGAACGGTGCGAATAAAAAACAAATGGAACGAATGACAGCGAATTGTGCGAATACAGAACGAATACCGACATTCGGTATATTCGCTGCCATTCGTTTAATTCGCTGTTTGTTCGCAGTTTAAGGAGGCCTATTTGGAATTGACAAGCGTGGAAAATCTCATTAGTACGGGAATCCATTTCGGGCACCGCACGAAACGCTGGAATCCGAAAATGAGAAAATACATTTTCGGCAAGCGTAACGGCGTCCATATCATTGATGTGCGTCAGACCCTCGAAGCCCTGAAACGCGCTTATGAAGTGGTCGTCCGGGTCGCGGAACAGGGCAAGGGCATCCTGTTCGTCGGCACGAAGAAACAGGCCAAGGACGTTATCCGGGAAGAAGCCAGCCGGGGCAAGATCTTTTTCATCGTGGAACGGTGGCTGGGCGGATTACTGACCAATTATGACGTGCTCAACCAGCGGATCCACCGTCTGAGAGAATTGGAACACATGAAAGAGGACGGACGGTGGGCACTCCTGCCCAAAAAGGAACTTTCGCGGATGGAACGCGAATACAGCCATTTGTTCAAGAATTTTGAAGGCATAAAAGACATGGACCGCCTGCCGGGCCTGGTTTTTATCGTCGATATCAACAAAGATTCCACGGCTTTGCGAGAAGCCAACCGCGTCAATATCCCGGTGGTCGCGATCGTCGATACGAACGTCGATCCGACCGACGTGACCTATCCGGTGCCGGGGAATGACGACTCCATCAGGGCAATCAGTGCAGTTGTCCGGATCATGACCGATGCGGTGCTCGAAGGAAGAAAGGGTTTTGAAACGGAAGAAAAGGAGGCGTATGGATCTGGAGATGGTCAGAGAACTTAGAGAACGGACCGGCGCCGGGATCGTCGACTGCAAGAACGCACTGATGGAGACCAACGGTAACATTGAGCAAGCGGTTGATGTTTTAAGAAAAAAGGGTTTGGCGCAGGCAGCAAAGAAAGTAGGCCGCGTCGCCAAAGAGGGTATCATCGACGCTTACATCCATCCGGGTGACCGTCTGGGCGTGCTCGTCGAAGTGAATTGTGAAACCGATTTTGTCGCAAGGACCCAGGAATTCAGAAGATTCGTCCGGGATATTGCCCTGCACATTGCAGCCAGCGAGCCCATGGTCGTGAGCCGCGAAGAATTGACCCAGGAAGTCATTGAACGCGAGAAGGAGATCTACCGGAGCATGGTTCAGGATATGAAAAAGCCTCCGGAGATCGTGGAGAAGATAATCCTGGGGAAATTGGAAAAGTTCTATGGCGACGTATGCCTGGTCGAACAGCCATTTGTCAAGATACCGGAAAAAACGGTGGGAGATTATTTAAAAGAGCATATCGCCAAGTTCGGCGAGAATATCGTTATCCGGCGTTTTACCCGTTTCCGGCTCGGTGAGTAAAGATCCGGACCACACTCAATTTGCCTTATCCATACACATAGACAAAGGATACAATACGGGAGGGGCGAGCGATGAAACGTCGCCGTAGCTATCGAAGGATCGTGTTGAAACTTTCGGGCGAACTAATGGGCCTGGGAACCGAATCCTTCAACTTCAAGATCATCAACCATATCGTCCGGCAGGTCGGCGCGGTTGTAAAGAAAGGCGTCAGGGTCGCTCTGGTTGTCGGCGGGGGCAATATTATCCGGGGCAAAACCAGTCATGAGATCGACCGGATCGACGCCGATATATGCGGCATGATGGCGACCGTGGTCAACGGCATGGTCCTGCATTCGCTGTTCAAAAAACAGCGGATCAAAAGCGTGCTGCGCAGCGCGATCGAGATCCCGGGGATCGCCCCCCGGGTCAACCGTTCCGAGGATAAGGATCTTTATGAATCGGGCGTGGTTATCATTTATGTCGCCGGCACCGGCAATCCGCTTTTCACGACCGATACATCGGCGGCATTGCGCGCAGCCGAGCTAGACGCGGATGTTTTAATAAAAGGCACCAAGGTCAGAGGCATTTTTTCCGACGACCCGGAAAAGAACAACCGGGCGCGGTTCTATGAGCGTGTGACCCATGCCGAAGCTATCGAGAAAAGACTGAAGGTCATGGATGCGGCAGCGTTCACGATCTGTCATGAAACGAACATGCCGATCTACGTGTTTGACTTCATGAAGTACCCGTTGAGCCGGGTCGTGGCCGGGGATAAAGTCGGCACGTTGGTCACAAACGGAGGATGACATGAGCCAGAAGATCAAAGACGACACCAAGGTCAAGATGGAAAAATCCATCGTTCTTTTGACCCAGGAATTGTCAAAGGTAAGGACCGGCCGGGCGTCACCGGCTCTGCTCGATGACGTCAAGGTCGATTATTACGGCAGCATTTTGCCATTGAACCAGGTCGCCAGCATCAGCATTCCAGAGCCCCGCCTGATCGTCATTCAGCCGTGGGACAAACAGGCGCTGGGCGCTATCGAGAAGGCGATCCACAAGGCAAGCATCGGCTTGACGCCCAATAACGATGGCAATGTGATCCGTCTTGCACTGCCCGCGCTGACGACTGAACGCCGCGATGAACTCGTAAAACTGTCGCAGAAACTCGCTGAAGAATGCCGCATCGCGGTCCGCAATATCAGGCGCGACGCCAACAACGAGATCAAGAAGGAAGAGAAAGATAAGAAGATCACCGAGGATGAATCGTTCAAGACCCAGGAAGCAATTCAGAAAATGACCGACGAATACATCAAGAAGATCGACGACATCTTGAAGAAGAAAGAGAAGGATATTCGTGAAACATAAGCTAAACTTTCGCTTAAAGTATATGTCTAAAAAGAAGGAGTGATACGATGGCTAAGTTCTGGGATGATTTTTCGAAGTGGCTGGATGATGCTTCCCGGGTGATAAGCAAGGAAGCCGGCGATCTGACGCTGAAGGGTAAGCTCAAACTTGAACTTTTTGAGTTGCAACGCAACCTGAAGGAAGAATTCCACGCGCTGGGAAAGCTGACGTACGACCAGTTCTTCATCAGAAAGAGTGAGGACTGGCAGCACAACAAGAAGGTAACCACGATCATCAGAAAGATCAGGAGTTTGACAAGACAGCTGAAAATAAAAGAAGCCGGATATAAAAAAATAGGAAAATAAACCCAGTGCCGTAGCGGCCGGGGTATCCTGGTTGCGGTCACTTTATTTTTTAGTCTCGGGGAAAGATGTACCTGAGGAGGTTTGACATGGAAGGCAAATTATCGCTTCGCATGGTAGGAATAGTGGCAGGGGCGGCCGCAGTGTGCGCCTTTTTGTTCGGGCTTATCATCAGCACCGGGATACCGGCACTCGTCAACAAGACGGAAGCCAGCCCGAGTACATCAACGCCCATACCGCTGGTGAACGAAGCGGGCGAAAGCCCGTTCGTTTCGGTGGCGGAGAGAGTGTCACCGGCAGTGGTTAATATCTCGGCCGAGCATAAGATCAGTGCCGAAACCCCGGACATGCAGTGGGATTTCGGCGGTCCATTTGACGATTTCTTCCGCGATTTTTTCAAGAATTTCCCCCGCAATGAAGGACGGAACCAGACCCTCGGCTCGGGGTTCATCATTTCCGAAGATGGGTACATTATCACGAATTTCCACGTTATCAAGGACGCCACGGAGATTATCGTCAAGTTGATCGACAAAAGGGAGTTCAAGGGAGACGAAGTGAAGGTAGTGGGTTCGGATGCGCGAACCGATCTAGCCTTGCTGAAGATCTCTACCAAGGACAAACTGCCGTCGCTGCAGCTCGGCGACTCCGATAAGATCAAGGTCGGCGATTGGGTGATCGCGTTCGGAAATCCTTTTCATCTTGAGGGAACGGTGACCGTCGGGGTTATTTCGGCCAAAGGTCGCAGCAATATCACCCTGCCCGAAGGTCCGGATTTCCAGTCGTTCCTGCAGACCGATGCCGCCATTAATCCCGGGAATTCGGGCGGTCCGCTGGTCGATATCCACGGCGAGGCCGTGGGCATCAATTCGGCGATCACTTCACCCAGCGGCGGAAATGTCGGGATCGGCTTTGCGATCCCGATCAACCTGGCGAAGACCGTGATCGACGAACTCAGGAACAAGGGCAAGGTGACGCGCGGTTATCTCGGAATATACCTGCAGGATATTACCGAGGACCTTAAAGAAGGCATTGGTTTGTCCACATTATCCGGTGTTCTGGTCAGCGAGGTGATGAACAACACGCCTGCCAGCCGGGCGGGGTTAAAAAACGGCGACGTGATACTGGAGATCGACGGCAAAAAAGTTGAGGATGTGCAGTCATTCAGGATCACAATCGCTTCGCTGCCGGTCGGCAAGACCGTGTCCCTGAAGATCTTCCGCGACGGCAAGGAGAAAAGCGTCCAGGTGACCGTAAGCGAGATGCCGGCGGAACAAAATGCCTCGGTCGAAGAGGAAAAAGAATCCGGCCTGGGGTTGACCGTAGTCAACGTCAATGACCCAAGGGCGGACCAGTACAAAATGGATATTGCCACCGGGGTGATCGTGATCACCGTTCAGGCCGGTTCGGCCGCGGAAAAAGCGGGTATCACAGCGGGCGATGTGATCATGGGTATCGGCAAGTCCGAGATCAAGAACGTGGTTGACTACAAGAAGGCGGTCGCTGGTTTGGCCAAGGGCAAACCGGTTGTTTTCCAACTCCAGCGCAACCAGC
This window contains:
- a CDS encoding adenosylcobalamin-dependent ribonucleoside-diphosphate reductase, which gives rise to MIKKVIKRDGSIVDFDASKVYRAIEKSLAATDEDTSLAKAIGDQVIAELEKKFGSLKPNVEDIQDIVEKLLIDNGKYDTARAFIIYRQTRTEIRNTKEILGIKDSLKLSLNGLRILKERYLMRDETGKIIESPADLIKRVAQTIAAVDSNYGGSPERTEEEFYQLMSNMEFLPNSPTLMNAGTALGQLSACFVLPVEDSLVSMFDTLKYTALIHQSGGGTGFSFSRIRPKGDVVKSTMGVASGPLSFMRIFDRATEIIKQGGKRRGANMGILRIDHPDIIEFIRAKEHEGELENFNLSVAITDDFISKVINNQGYNLINPRTGKAVKSLNARDTFDMLVMNAWKNGDPGMIFIDEINRTNPTPDIGEIESTNPCGEVPLLPYESCNLGSVNLARMFTGGKFDYSKLASAVRISIHFLDNVIDANHYPLPEIDKLTRGNRKIGLGVMGFADCLIKNGIPYDSEEALNFAEELMHAIREEARKASRTLAEQRGSFPNIERSIYRAMGPLRNATQTSIAPTGTISTIADTSSGIEPLFSIGYLRNALDTTLLVVNPIFEEIARAKGFYSSSLIADIVNTGSLKKIAKIPDDVKRLFPIAHEIMPDFHLKMQAVFQKYVDNSVSKTINIPEDATMDQTRSAFLLAHKLKCKGITIYRYGSKKVQALEFGSANAGNVMQMKSLCSSTGICDL
- a CDS encoding PhzF family phenazine biosynthesis protein; protein product: MTWLTTKRISVFTNVPYAGNPAWIILGADAATEEGKLIRLARELNPLSDTTFIFPGHDEADMHLRFFSQSEEIRFSGHGTIAAYIALEHEGALKLTEPITSLKQKTQAGIQPIELRVENKKITRITVSLPAPRVISMQLEIKTISNFLGIPPVDITETSMPVKAVESGLVEIAVPVRSIRTLLEMEPNYQLMKNYCERFGITGILAFSMETREKGSNVHMRHFAPAVGINEDPASGGAAACLGYYLVEAGIIPAEEMTRVVVEQGYSMQRPGIIYVHVYTVKKEIMHVSFGGQGIITFEGKIMLP
- a CDS encoding DNA polymerase I, which gives rise to MAKKFVLVDSHSIIFRSYFAFIKNPLKNSKGEVTSGIYGFLNTLDKIKTRFVTDYIVLVFDPPGETFRDKIFKEYKATRPPPPQDIPFQVAKVKEITVLLGMKQYEILGYEADDVLATLAKKLKTSGDVYIVTSDKDLLQLVDRSVFIYDAYRDLIMDTEKVIEKYGVGPERIADYLSLTGDSIDNIPGVDGIGPQRALEILKKYLTIEEAVQKDKRLVEHKDEVMLSKSLVQLDCDVPIQIALEDIKIKAPDLKSLIPVLTDLEFHSYIKQLGHFNAADVSVIDTVVSKVELEKQIHIGIGIEQDTVYVCMEKDSVHRMARAEAVPITNEPRVIKAGGDLKEFMNHCPLSSPVFDVAIGAWLLDPNRSSYTVDDLGLKYLNEYRDASPARSAQTSYELYPILAKELEDLSMRDLYFDLEEPLIFVLAAMEKRGIKIDIPYFKELRHETEKKLGESEKTIFSLAGRNFNINSPKQLSQVLFEDLKLPPVKRGKSHFSTDVEVLKQLSLKHELPGEILKYRELTKINTTYIIPLVEFARDGRIHTTFDQTGTSTGRLSSLNPNIQNIPIRSELGKKIRKGFIAEDGYSFISADYSQVELRILAHMTKDKNLIKAFADGKDIHNHTASLVYNIPEDKVDGKQRRMAKVVNYGLIYGMSDYGLAQSLDIPKEEAVQFIQSYYALYSGVDAWRAEALRFAEEKGYTQTILGRRRPLPEILSPIHNVKETAKRIAINAPIQGSAADLIKLAMIEAEKKLTRIGLKQGLLLSIHDELLFEIEDSKIKEVVELIKEAMEHALSLIVPVSVTIGTGKNWAEAH
- the rplM gene encoding 50S ribosomal protein L13, translated to MKTKVLKNNEVKRAWYIVDAKDRILGRMATRIAKILIGKNKPDYSPQVDCGDYVVVLNAGQFKVTGKKITDKIYYHHTMYPGGLKAQSLQSLLEKNPRKAVYHAVSGMLPKNRLRKLRLCRLKIYLAAEHPHGVQKPELIDV
- the rpsI gene encoding 30S ribosomal protein S9, whose protein sequence is MAEMVTGSRKRATAKVMLTTGTGIIKVNGKEALKYFCRQDLVDIINLPLVTAGVKGNFDINARVLGGGIAGQAGALSLGIAKALVKINADLRPPLKSAGLMRRDPREKERMKYGLAKRRKRFQFSKR
- the rpsB gene encoding 30S ribosomal protein S2 encodes the protein MELTSVENLISTGIHFGHRTKRWNPKMRKYIFGKRNGVHIIDVRQTLEALKRAYEVVVRVAEQGKGILFVGTKKQAKDVIREEASRGKIFFIVERWLGGLLTNYDVLNQRIHRLRELEHMKEDGRWALLPKKELSRMEREYSHLFKNFEGIKDMDRLPGLVFIVDINKDSTALREANRVNIPVVAIVDTNVDPTDVTYPVPGNDDSIRAISAVVRIMTDAVLEGRKGFETEEKEAYGSGDGQRT
- the tsf gene encoding translation elongation factor Ts, with product MDLEMVRELRERTGAGIVDCKNALMETNGNIEQAVDVLRKKGLAQAAKKVGRVAKEGIIDAYIHPGDRLGVLVEVNCETDFVARTQEFRRFVRDIALHIAASEPMVVSREELTQEVIEREKEIYRSMVQDMKKPPEIVEKIILGKLEKFYGDVCLVEQPFVKIPEKTVGDYLKEHIAKFGENIVIRRFTRFRLGE
- the pyrH gene encoding UMP kinase is translated as MKRRRSYRRIVLKLSGELMGLGTESFNFKIINHIVRQVGAVVKKGVRVALVVGGGNIIRGKTSHEIDRIDADICGMMATVVNGMVLHSLFKKQRIKSVLRSAIEIPGIAPRVNRSEDKDLYESGVVIIYVAGTGNPLFTTDTSAALRAAELDADVLIKGTKVRGIFSDDPEKNNRARFYERVTHAEAIEKRLKVMDAAAFTICHETNMPIYVFDFMKYPLSRVVAGDKVGTLVTNGG
- the frr gene encoding ribosome recycling factor encodes the protein MSQKIKDDTKVKMEKSIVLLTQELSKVRTGRASPALLDDVKVDYYGSILPLNQVASISIPEPRLIVIQPWDKQALGAIEKAIHKASIGLTPNNDGNVIRLALPALTTERRDELVKLSQKLAEECRIAVRNIRRDANNEIKKEEKDKKITEDESFKTQEAIQKMTDEYIKKIDDILKKKEKDIRET
- a CDS encoding Do family serine endopeptidase, giving the protein MEGKLSLRMVGIVAGAAAVCAFLFGLIISTGIPALVNKTEASPSTSTPIPLVNEAGESPFVSVAERVSPAVVNISAEHKISAETPDMQWDFGGPFDDFFRDFFKNFPRNEGRNQTLGSGFIISEDGYIITNFHVIKDATEIIVKLIDKREFKGDEVKVVGSDARTDLALLKISTKDKLPSLQLGDSDKIKVGDWVIAFGNPFHLEGTVTVGVISAKGRSNITLPEGPDFQSFLQTDAAINPGNSGGPLVDIHGEAVGINSAITSPSGGNVGIGFAIPINLAKTVIDELRNKGKVTRGYLGIYLQDITEDLKEGIGLSTLSGVLVSEVMNNTPASRAGLKNGDVILEIDGKKVEDVQSFRITIASLPVGKTVSLKIFRDGKEKSVQVTVSEMPAEQNASVEEEKESGLGLTVVNVNDPRADQYKMDIATGVIVITVQAGSAAEKAGITAGDVIMGIGKSEIKNVVDYKKAVAGLAKGKPVVFQLQRNQRKVYVALTP